A genomic window from Flavobacterium johnsoniae includes:
- a CDS encoding spermidine synthase — MIQKFFSYIIPVKIFKKKSARSKIIEVTWANGELVLDSENTNYSYGSLQRILRYGLRNIGYDKILKMDHILLLGVAGGSVVKTLVDEIEYKGKITGVEIDPDMIQVANQYFNLNKIKQLELIIDDAFEFVLKTKDQYNLIIIDVFEDTNMPNFLFEKFFLNRICTLLKENGFILFNTMILDEAHNVRNRKYISEVNLETFTAKMLPRIEVHNELIIINKVA; from the coding sequence ATGATTCAAAAATTTTTCAGTTATATAATTCCAGTTAAAATATTTAAAAAGAAATCTGCAAGAAGTAAAATAATTGAAGTAACCTGGGCAAATGGAGAATTGGTATTAGATTCTGAAAACACCAATTATTCATACGGAAGTCTACAACGTATATTAAGGTATGGACTTAGAAATATTGGTTACGACAAAATTTTAAAAATGGATCATATCTTATTATTGGGAGTTGCTGGCGGAAGTGTTGTAAAAACCTTAGTTGACGAAATTGAATATAAAGGAAAAATTACTGGAGTAGAAATTGATCCAGATATGATTCAGGTTGCAAATCAATATTTTAATTTAAACAAAATCAAGCAATTAGAACTTATAATTGATGATGCGTTTGAATTTGTTTTGAAGACAAAAGATCAATACAATCTTATTATCATAGATGTTTTTGAAGATACAAATATGCCGAACTTTTTATTCGAAAAATTCTTTTTAAACAGAATTTGCACACTTCTAAAAGAGAATGGTTTTATTTTATTCAACACAATGATTTTAGACGAAGCTCATAATGTTAGAAATAGAAAATATATTTCTGAAGTAAATTTAGAAACATTTACTGCAAAAATGCTTCCGAGAATAGAAGTACACAATGAATTAATAATTATAAATAAAGTTGCTTAA
- a CDS encoding peptidoglycan DD-metalloendopeptidase family protein — protein sequence MKPLSSILNALPPTKIIDAEINISDYVPLNLSVSNQELIDAKLETSHDFENYIFNYLKEKKARVAFGGYIEGRLLYQRSTIFFNESKPERNIHIGLDLWTNAGTQVLAALDGKVHSFKNNEGLGDYGPTIILEHAVENEKFYTLYGHLSLESIENLKIGDYFKKGDQIATLGESSVNGDYAPHVHFQIIHNIENYWGDYPGVCNAKDLNFYIENCPDPNLLLKIT from the coding sequence ATGAAACCCCTTAGCTCTATACTAAACGCCTTACCACCTACTAAAATTATTGATGCCGAAATTAATATTTCTGATTATGTACCATTGAATTTATCGGTTTCTAATCAAGAATTAATAGATGCTAAGTTGGAAACTTCTCATGATTTTGAGAATTATATTTTTAATTATTTAAAAGAAAAAAAAGCACGAGTCGCTTTTGGAGGTTATATTGAAGGGCGACTTTTATATCAAAGAAGTACTATATTTTTTAACGAATCTAAGCCAGAACGAAATATTCATATTGGTTTAGATTTATGGACAAATGCTGGAACACAAGTTCTTGCTGCACTTGACGGAAAAGTTCATAGCTTTAAAAACAATGAAGGTTTGGGCGACTACGGCCCTACTATCATCTTAGAACATGCTGTAGAAAATGAAAAATTTTATACTTTATACGGACATTTATCGTTAGAAAGTATAGAAAATTTAAAGATTGGAGACTATTTTAAAAAAGGTGATCAAATCGCCACTTTAGGAGAATCTTCTGTAAATGGAGATTATGCGCCGCATGTCCATTTTCAGATTATTCATAATATCGAAAATTATTGGGGAGATTATCCTGGTGTTTGCAATGCAAAAGATCTAAACTTTTATATTGAAAATTGTCCCGATCCTAACTTATTATTAAAAATTACTTAA
- a CDS encoding nuclear transport factor 2 family protein, producing the protein MNANEALIAKFYTAFANADAETMIECYHPKIHFIDPAFGLLKEDQVAKMWKMLLLKSKGNIKIEFSNVKADDSNGSANWVATYNFSKTNRKVVNRIYAEFVFQDGLIIKHTDNFDIWKWSKQAFGTTGYLLGWTGFFQKKVQSQALLSLQKFQETK; encoded by the coding sequence ATGAATGCAAATGAAGCTTTAATTGCTAAATTTTATACCGCCTTCGCGAATGCCGATGCCGAAACAATGATTGAATGCTATCACCCAAAAATTCATTTTATTGATCCCGCTTTCGGTTTATTAAAAGAAGATCAGGTTGCAAAAATGTGGAAAATGCTTCTTTTAAAAAGTAAAGGAAATATAAAAATTGAATTTTCAAATGTAAAAGCAGACGATTCAAATGGTTCTGCAAATTGGGTTGCTACTTATAATTTTAGTAAAACAAACAGAAAAGTAGTTAATCGAATTTATGCAGAGTTTGTTTTTCAAGATGGTTTAATTATCAAACACACCGACAATTTCGATATTTGGAAATGGTCAAAACAAGCTTTTGGCACGACTGGCTATTTATTGGGCTGGACAGGATTTTTTCAAAAGAAAGTTCAAAGTCAAGCTCTATTATCCTTACAGAAATTTCAAGAAACAAAATAA
- a CDS encoding APC family permease translates to MKEIVHKKLNQLQATAICGNDISSSCLYVSALTILYAGQYAWISLLIVAVVLFLFRKIYGEVVGAIPLNGGAYNVLLNTSTKRLASLAATLTVLSYMATAVISASEGMHYLHGIFEGLNVTIATVVVLVLFTGLAILGIGESAFVAVVIFLTHIGTLTLLVLASLWFVLNHGLDIFHFNWQTPITSGSIKTALFLGFSAAMLGISGFESSANFVEEQEHGVFPKTLRNMWGIVSFFNPVIAILLISVIPLTEVGENKESLLAHLGQTTGGSWLAWLISIDAVMVLCGAVLTSFVGVSGLLNRMTLDRILPNYFLKQNERGSHYRIILSFLILCISVLFATKGHLESLAGVYTFSFLAVMALFGIGNLLLKYKRKKLPRPERARGIAVLAAVLFVIAAFLGNMRLNINSFYTFLQYMVPALIFIGIMLNRVILIRLLIEALQYFYQPLRRMVILSNRYLQNLSSQINSQEFVFFTKGDDITILNKVLQYVEDNETTKKLKIVHVKSEAVDNEALKKDLEVLDRAYDGLDIEYIEIDGVFGPEIIDELSEKWKIPKNFMFIGSPGNKFSYRVADLGGVRLIM, encoded by the coding sequence ATGAAAGAAATTGTACACAAAAAATTAAATCAATTACAGGCAACTGCAATTTGCGGAAACGATATCAGCTCTTCATGTTTATACGTTTCAGCTTTAACTATTTTATATGCAGGACAATATGCTTGGATTTCATTGCTAATTGTTGCTGTTGTTTTATTTCTTTTCAGAAAAATTTATGGAGAAGTTGTTGGCGCAATTCCATTAAATGGAGGAGCTTACAATGTTTTACTAAATACGTCTACAAAGCGGTTGGCGTCTTTGGCGGCAACTTTAACCGTTTTGTCTTATATGGCAACAGCCGTAATTTCTGCTTCAGAAGGAATGCATTATTTACACGGAATTTTTGAAGGATTAAATGTAACCATTGCAACTGTTGTTGTTTTAGTTTTGTTTACTGGACTCGCAATTTTAGGAATAGGAGAATCTGCATTTGTTGCCGTTGTGATTTTCCTGACACATATCGGAACTTTAACATTATTAGTTCTAGCATCTCTTTGGTTTGTTCTAAATCATGGTTTAGATATTTTCCATTTTAATTGGCAAACTCCAATAACTTCAGGAAGTATAAAAACAGCACTTTTTTTAGGTTTTTCTGCTGCAATGCTCGGAATTTCAGGATTTGAAAGTTCTGCCAATTTTGTTGAAGAACAAGAACACGGTGTTTTTCCTAAAACGCTGCGCAATATGTGGGGAATTGTAAGTTTCTTTAATCCTGTAATTGCTATTTTATTGATAAGTGTAATTCCGTTAACTGAAGTTGGCGAAAACAAAGAATCTCTTTTAGCACATTTAGGACAAACAACTGGCGGTTCTTGGCTGGCGTGGTTAATTTCAATTGACGCGGTTATGGTACTTTGCGGAGCTGTTTTAACTTCGTTTGTTGGAGTTTCTGGACTTTTAAACCGAATGACATTAGATAGAATTCTACCCAATTATTTTCTAAAACAAAACGAAAGAGGTTCACATTACAGAATTATCCTGAGCTTTTTAATTCTTTGCATATCAGTACTTTTTGCTACAAAAGGACATTTAGAATCTTTAGCTGGAGTTTATACATTTTCATTTCTTGCTGTTATGGCTTTATTTGGAATTGGCAATTTGCTTCTTAAATACAAACGAAAAAAATTGCCTAGACCAGAACGTGCGCGCGGAATAGCGGTACTCGCGGCCGTTTTATTTGTAATCGCTGCTTTCCTAGGAAATATGCGTCTGAATATCAACTCCTTTTATACCTTTTTACAATATATGGTTCCAGCTTTAATTTTCATCGGAATCATGCTGAACCGTGTTATTCTAATTCGTTTATTGATTGAAGCTTTACAATATTTCTATCAGCCTTTGCGCAGAATGGTAATTTTAAGCAATCGTTATCTTCAAAATTTAAGCTCACAGATTAACTCGCAAGAGTTTGTATTTTTTACCAAAGGTGATGATATTACTATTTTAAATAAAGTTCTGCAATATGTTGAAGACAACGAAACAACCAAAAAACTAAAAATAGTTCACGTAAAAAGTGAAGCCGTTGATAATGAAGCGCTCAAAAAAGATCTCGAAGTTTTAGATCGCGCTTACGACGGACTTGATATTGAATACATAGAAATCGACGGTGTTTTTGGTCCTGAAATTATAGATGAACTTTCTGAAAAATGGAAAATCCCGAAGAACTTTATGTTTATAGGCTCGCCTGGAAATAAATTTTCTTATCGTGTAGCAGATCTAGGCGGTGTTCGCTTGATTATGTAA
- a CDS encoding aminotransferase class V-fold PLP-dependent enzyme — translation MDSKNSTITLETYFQEFRQNIVGINQEFTSPYGRKSIIYTDWTASGRLYRPIEDKLLNQFGPFVANTHTETTVSGTAMTKAYHHARHIIKRHANANNDDVLITDGTGMTGVINKFQRILGLKVPENLKSFTNVPAEKKPIVFISHMEHHSNQTSWLETIADVEIIPSCEKGLFNVENLEILLEKYKDRTIKIASITACSNVTGLRTPYHEAAKVMHQHNGVCFVDFACSGPYVEVDMHPADPESYLDAVFMSPHKFLGGPGTSGVLIFNKKLYNNMIPDCPGGGTVSWTNPWGEHKYIDNIEDREDGGTPGFLQVIKTALAIELKEEMGIENIMQREHEIVDYVFSELEPISNIKILAGQHKERLGVISFFIDDLHFNLGVKILNDRFGIQTRGGCSCAGTYGHYLLHVDQETSNKLVNEITIGDLIKKPGWIRMSIHPTTTDKEIAFVCQSIKELAQKHKEWALDYSYDKMRNEFIHKNATSFEDELVESWFKS, via the coding sequence ATGGATAGCAAAAATAGTACCATCACTCTTGAAACTTATTTTCAGGAATTTAGACAAAATATTGTCGGTATAAATCAGGAATTTACGTCACCTTATGGCAGAAAATCAATCATATATACTGACTGGACTGCCAGCGGAAGATTATATCGTCCGATTGAAGATAAGCTTTTGAATCAATTTGGACCTTTTGTTGCCAACACACATACAGAAACTACAGTTTCTGGTACCGCTATGACAAAAGCATATCATCATGCTAGACATATAATTAAGCGTCATGCAAATGCAAATAATGATGACGTTTTGATTACAGATGGAACTGGTATGACAGGTGTTATCAATAAATTTCAGCGTATTCTAGGATTAAAAGTTCCTGAAAACCTAAAGTCTTTTACGAATGTTCCAGCTGAGAAAAAGCCAATTGTTTTTATTTCGCATATGGAGCATCATTCTAATCAGACTTCTTGGTTAGAAACTATTGCTGATGTTGAAATTATTCCGTCTTGTGAAAAAGGACTTTTTAATGTTGAGAATCTAGAAATATTATTAGAAAAGTATAAAGACAGAACGATTAAAATTGCTTCTATTACTGCATGTTCGAATGTTACAGGATTGAGAACACCTTATCATGAGGCAGCAAAAGTTATGCACCAACATAATGGAGTATGTTTTGTTGATTTTGCTTGCTCTGGTCCTTATGTAGAAGTTGACATGCATCCGGCAGATCCAGAATCTTATTTGGATGCCGTTTTTATGTCACCTCACAAATTTTTAGGAGGTCCTGGAACTTCTGGAGTTTTAATTTTCAATAAGAAATTATACAATAATATGATTCCTGATTGTCCTGGCGGAGGAACGGTAAGCTGGACAAATCCTTGGGGAGAACATAAATATATCGATAATATCGAAGATCGTGAAGATGGCGGAACGCCAGGTTTTCTTCAAGTAATAAAAACGGCTTTGGCTATTGAATTGAAGGAAGAAATGGGAATTGAAAACATCATGCAGCGTGAACATGAAATTGTTGATTATGTTTTTAGTGAATTAGAACCTATTTCGAATATCAAAATTTTAGCTGGTCAGCACAAAGAACGTCTTGGTGTAATTTCGTTTTTTATTGATGATCTTCACTTTAACTTAGGTGTGAAAATTTTGAACGACCGTTTTGGAATTCAAACTAGAGGCGGATGCAGCTGTGCAGGAACTTACGGTCATTATTTACTGCACGTTGATCAGGAAACTTCTAATAAATTGGTTAATGAAATTACAATTGGTGATTTAATCAAAAAACCAGGATGGATCAGAATGTCAATTCACCCAACAACTACAGATAAGGAAATTGCTTTTGTTTGCCAAAGTATTAAAGAATTGGCGCAAAAGCATAAAGAATGGGCTTTGGATTATTCTTATGATAAAATGAGAAATGAATTTATCCATAAAAATGCTACTTCTTTTGAAGATGAATTGGTAGAAAGCTGGTTTAAATCTTAG
- the msrA gene encoding peptide-methionine (S)-S-oxide reductase MsrA: MGNLSVATFGGGCFWCIEAVIQRLKGIESIKSGYSDGFIKNPAYREVCTGRTGHAEVIQVTFNPDIISYHDLIFIFMTSHDPTTLNRQGGDSGTQYRSIVLYHDEEQKEIAEKVFEEVQPAYADPIVTQLKPFEVFYEAEDYHQNYYNENQEARYCQVVIDPKIQKLKKMYADRLIG; the protein is encoded by the coding sequence ATGGGAAATTTATCAGTAGCTACCTTTGGTGGTGGTTGTTTTTGGTGTATAGAAGCTGTAATTCAGCGCTTAAAAGGAATAGAATCAATAAAATCGGGTTATTCAGATGGATTTATTAAAAATCCTGCTTATCGTGAAGTTTGTACAGGAAGAACTGGACATGCAGAAGTCATTCAAGTTACTTTCAATCCTGACATAATTTCATATCATGACTTAATTTTCATCTTTATGACAAGTCATGATCCAACAACTTTAAATCGACAAGGTGGCGATAGCGGAACACAATATCGTTCTATTGTTCTTTATCATGATGAAGAGCAAAAAGAAATTGCAGAAAAAGTTTTTGAGGAAGTACAACCTGCTTACGCAGATCCTATCGTTACGCAATTAAAACCTTTTGAAGTTTTTTATGAAGCAGAAGATTATCATCAAAATTATTATAATGAAAATCAAGAAGCTAGATATTGCCAAGTTGTAATTGATCCAAAA